From the genome of Nakamurella flavida, one region includes:
- a CDS encoding reverse transcriptase family protein — protein sequence MAGRSFPRPHARPALVAAASDALLAGPWTAAAMLARLAESIDPVGPWGADLVGAVLAAHPFPPADAPREFMVFIDLALPPDVGVTTWQSVLVPAGEPTGAGHRADEQDEDEQDEDDGEDDDEEDDEEDGGGAFTGAWPALFEPVPGPVVVRRLAASTAMGPRRWPVPAVDYIAALASRLALTTGELLWFADTRGFQRRDTRSELRHYRFAWVERPGRVPRLLEAPRPRLRSIQRRILDGLLAPLPMHPAAHGVTGRSAITGARVHEDAAVVLTMDLESFFSAVTAGRVYGVLRSAGYPEPVAHLLAGVCTLRTPVDVRRRMPTGAAATTSAAWRLGRRLDVPHLPQGSPTSPALANLVAFTLDRRLTDYAARAGWRYTRYADDLTFSLPGGGTGGARAGRAALRLAEAVTGMVASAGFRVNEAKTRIRGAHQRQLVTGLVVNASAAVPRTEYDRLRAVLHRCGTDGPAAQADDHLRFREHLQGRIAYVAASHPGRGARLLAAFDAITWPDD from the coding sequence ATGGCCGGCCGTTCGTTCCCTCGTCCGCACGCCCGCCCCGCGCTGGTCGCCGCAGCGTCCGACGCCCTGCTGGCCGGTCCGTGGACCGCCGCCGCCATGCTCGCGCGGCTGGCGGAGAGCATCGACCCGGTCGGACCGTGGGGTGCGGACCTGGTCGGGGCCGTCCTCGCCGCGCATCCGTTCCCGCCGGCCGACGCCCCACGGGAGTTCATGGTGTTCATCGACCTGGCGCTGCCGCCGGACGTGGGAGTGACGACGTGGCAGTCGGTTCTCGTGCCCGCGGGGGAGCCGACCGGAGCAGGACACCGCGCGGACGAGCAGGACGAGGACGAGCAGGACGAGGACGACGGGGAGGACGACGACGAGGAGGACGACGAGGAGGACGGCGGAGGTGCGTTCACGGGTGCCTGGCCCGCCCTGTTCGAGCCGGTGCCCGGCCCGGTCGTGGTCCGCCGCCTCGCCGCCTCCACCGCGATGGGCCCACGCCGCTGGCCGGTCCCGGCGGTGGACTACATCGCTGCTCTCGCCTCTCGTCTCGCCCTCACGACGGGCGAACTGCTGTGGTTCGCCGACACCCGGGGTTTCCAGCGCCGGGACACCCGGTCGGAGCTGAGGCACTACCGGTTCGCCTGGGTGGAGCGGCCCGGCCGGGTACCGCGGTTGCTGGAGGCTCCGCGGCCGCGGCTGCGCAGCATCCAGCGGCGGATCCTGGACGGGCTGCTGGCGCCGCTGCCGATGCATCCGGCGGCCCACGGCGTCACCGGGCGGTCGGCGATCACCGGCGCCCGGGTGCACGAGGACGCCGCCGTGGTCCTGACGATGGATCTGGAGTCGTTCTTCTCGGCGGTGACGGCGGGGCGGGTGTACGGGGTGCTCCGGTCGGCGGGGTATCCGGAGCCGGTGGCCCACCTGCTGGCCGGGGTGTGCACCCTGCGCACTCCGGTGGACGTACGACGGCGCATGCCGACCGGTGCGGCCGCGACGACGTCCGCGGCCTGGCGACTCGGCCGCCGGTTGGACGTCCCCCACCTCCCGCAGGGGTCACCGACCTCACCCGCGCTGGCCAACCTGGTCGCGTTCACCTTGGACCGGCGGCTGACGGACTACGCAGCGCGCGCCGGCTGGCGTTACACGCGGTACGCGGACGACCTGACGTTCTCCCTTCCGGGAGGCGGCACCGGCGGAGCCCGCGCCGGGCGGGCCGCGCTCCGGCTGGCCGAGGCCGTGACCGGGATGGTCGCTTCGGCGGGTTTCCGGGTGAACGAGGCCAAGACCCGGATCCGCGGAGCGCACCAGCGGCAGCTGGTCACGGGTCTGGTGGTGAACGCATCCGCAGCGGTACCCCGCACGGAGTACGACCGGCTGCGGGCGGTGCTCCACCGGTGCGGGACGGACGGACCGGCCGCTCAGGCCGACG
- the radA gene encoding DNA repair protein RadA, with protein sequence MPSAPPSSRSAAKPARPAYQCSECGNAAAKWHGRCPECQAWGTLLEVGAPKASLRRVTAGPVSAPAVPIAQVPADSVRARPSGLAELDRVLGGGLVPGGVVLLAGEPGVGKSTLLLSAAAAWAAGGQGAVLIVSGEESAAQIRLRADRMGALHPQVYLAAESELSAVLGHLDAVSPTLLILDSIQTIASAEAEGTAGGVTQVRAVAAAITAVAKERGVATVLVGHVTKDGAIAGPRVLEHLVDVVLHFEGDRHSSLRLIRGVKNRFGPSDEVGCFQMVHDGIVGLSDPSGLFLSGRRSAVPGTCATIALEGRRALPVELQALVTESSGEHARRTVSGLDMSRMTMVLAILQRWGGVSLAGKEVLAATVGGARMVEPAADLALALALWSSARDIALHGSLVVLGELGLSAEVRPVTGLPRRLVEARRLGFTHAIVPVTADLAVPAGMRVDQVADLGQAFRCMGNDDGVVRWLKKRGS encoded by the coding sequence ATGCCTTCCGCCCCGCCCTCGTCCCGCTCCGCGGCCAAGCCGGCCCGCCCGGCCTACCAGTGCTCCGAGTGCGGCAACGCCGCGGCCAAGTGGCACGGCCGCTGCCCGGAGTGCCAGGCCTGGGGCACGCTGCTCGAGGTGGGCGCACCGAAGGCGAGCCTGCGCCGCGTCACCGCCGGCCCGGTGAGTGCACCGGCGGTGCCCATCGCCCAGGTCCCGGCGGACTCGGTGCGGGCCCGGCCGAGCGGGCTGGCCGAGCTCGACCGGGTGCTCGGTGGCGGCCTGGTGCCCGGTGGTGTCGTGCTGCTGGCCGGTGAACCCGGTGTCGGCAAGTCGACGCTGCTGCTGTCGGCGGCGGCCGCCTGGGCGGCCGGCGGCCAGGGCGCCGTACTCATCGTCAGCGGCGAGGAGTCCGCGGCCCAGATCAGGCTGCGGGCGGACCGGATGGGCGCCCTGCATCCGCAGGTGTACCTGGCCGCGGAGAGCGAGTTGTCCGCCGTGCTCGGTCATCTCGACGCCGTCTCCCCCACCCTGCTGATCCTCGACTCGATCCAGACCATCGCCAGCGCCGAGGCCGAGGGCACCGCGGGCGGGGTCACCCAGGTGCGCGCGGTGGCCGCCGCGATCACTGCGGTGGCCAAGGAGCGGGGCGTGGCGACGGTGCTCGTCGGGCACGTCACGAAGGACGGGGCCATCGCCGGGCCGCGCGTGCTGGAGCACCTGGTCGACGTGGTCCTGCACTTCGAGGGCGACCGGCACTCCAGCCTGCGGCTCATCCGCGGGGTGAAGAACCGCTTCGGCCCGTCCGACGAGGTCGGCTGCTTCCAGATGGTGCACGACGGGATCGTCGGTCTCAGCGATCCGTCCGGTCTGTTCCTGTCCGGTCGGCGCAGCGCCGTCCCCGGAACCTGCGCCACCATTGCCCTGGAGGGCCGCCGGGCGCTGCCCGTGGAGCTGCAGGCCCTGGTGACGGAGTCGTCCGGCGAGCACGCCAGGCGGACCGTCTCCGGGCTGGACATGTCCCGGATGACGATGGTGCTGGCCATCCTGCAGCGGTGGGGCGGGGTCAGCCTGGCCGGCAAGGAAGTGCTCGCCGCGACGGTCGGCGGGGCTCGGATGGTCGAGCCGGCCGCGGACCTCGCCCTGGCCCTGGCCCTGTGGTCCTCCGCGCGGGACATCGCCCTGCACGGGTCCCTGGTGGTGCTCGGTGAGCTCGGCCTGTCCGCCGAGGTCCGGCCGGTCACCGGGCTCCCCCGGCGGCTGGTGGAGGCCCGCCGGCTCGGGTTCACCCATGCGATCGTCCCGGTCACCGCCGATCTGGCCGTCCCGGCCGGGATGCGGGTGGACCAGGTCGCCGATCTCGGTCAGGCCTTCCGGTGCATGGGCAACGACGACGGTGTGGTGCGCTGGCTGAAGAAGCGGGGCAGCTGA